The Thiorhodovibrio litoralis genome includes a window with the following:
- the uvrB gene encoding excinuclease ABC subunit UvrB — MSKPFQLECAFQPAGDQPAAIRALVEGLTDGEAGMTLLGVTGSGKTFSIANVIAELQRPALILAPNKTLAAQLYGEMKDFFPHNAVEYFVSYYDYYQPEAYVPATDTYIEKDASINEHIEQMRLSATKALLERPDVIIVATVSSIYGLGDPQAYLRMVLHLSRGDLVDQRAILRQLAALQYRRNEIELSRGSYRVRGDIIDIYPAESEDEALRVALFDDEIEELSLFDPLTGEVQRKVPRFTVFPKTHYATPREVVLNAIEQIKVELRERLNWLRDNNKLIEAQRLEQRTIHDLEMMQEVGYCSGIENYSRYLSGRGPGEPPPTLFDYLPTNAMVVVDESHVTVPQLGGMYRGDRSRKENLVEYGFRLPSALDNRPLRFEEFQARQPQTIYVSATPRDYEIEQSGAVIEQVVRPTGLVDPEVEVRPALSQVDDLLSEIHLRVAANERVLATTLTKRMAEDLTDYLSDHDVKVRYLHSDIDTVERVEIIRDLRLGEFDVLVGINLLREGLDMPEVSLVAILDADKEGFLRSTGSLIQTIGRAARNAQGKAILYADRVTGSMARAIEETERRRTKQIEHNRQHGITPQTIRKAVAEVLEGARVPGAPATGRRSKRDAPDARTEEHLTPAQLSKKIKTLEKQMVRHARELEFEQAAAVRDQLKALKSQALAA; from the coding sequence ATGTCCAAGCCCTTCCAGCTCGAATGCGCCTTCCAGCCCGCCGGCGATCAACCAGCTGCGATTCGCGCGCTGGTGGAGGGGCTGACCGACGGCGAGGCGGGCATGACACTGCTTGGCGTGACCGGCTCGGGCAAGACCTTCAGCATCGCCAATGTGATTGCCGAGCTGCAGCGCCCGGCTTTGATTCTGGCGCCCAACAAGACGCTCGCCGCTCAACTGTACGGAGAGATGAAGGACTTCTTCCCGCACAACGCGGTGGAATATTTCGTCTCTTACTACGACTACTATCAGCCGGAAGCCTATGTGCCGGCCACCGATACCTACATCGAGAAGGACGCATCGATTAACGAGCACATTGAGCAGATGCGTCTGTCCGCCACCAAGGCGCTGCTCGAGCGGCCGGATGTCATCATCGTGGCGACTGTCTCCTCCATCTACGGTCTCGGTGATCCGCAAGCCTATTTGCGCATGGTGCTGCATCTCTCGCGCGGCGATCTGGTCGATCAGCGCGCCATTTTGCGCCAGCTCGCCGCGCTGCAATACCGCCGCAACGAGATCGAGCTCTCTCGCGGCAGCTACCGGGTGCGCGGCGACATCATCGACATCTACCCGGCGGAGTCCGAAGACGAAGCACTGCGGGTAGCGCTCTTCGATGACGAGATCGAAGAGTTGTCCCTGTTTGATCCGCTAACCGGCGAGGTGCAACGCAAGGTCCCGCGCTTCACCGTGTTCCCGAAGACCCACTACGCCACCCCACGCGAGGTAGTGCTCAACGCCATCGAGCAGATCAAGGTCGAGCTGCGCGAGCGCCTGAACTGGCTGCGCGATAACAACAAGCTGATTGAGGCCCAGCGCCTGGAGCAGCGCACCATTCATGATCTGGAAATGATGCAGGAGGTCGGCTATTGCTCCGGCATCGAGAACTACTCGCGCTATCTCTCCGGGCGCGGTCCCGGCGAGCCGCCGCCGACGTTGTTCGACTATCTGCCCACCAACGCCATGGTGGTGGTCGACGAGAGCCATGTCACCGTGCCCCAACTGGGTGGCATGTACCGGGGGGATCGCTCGCGCAAGGAAAATCTGGTCGAGTATGGCTTCCGGCTGCCCTCGGCGCTCGATAACCGCCCGTTAAGGTTCGAGGAATTCCAGGCGCGCCAGCCGCAGACCATTTATGTCTCCGCCACCCCGCGCGACTATGAGATCGAACAGTCAGGCGCCGTGATTGAGCAGGTGGTGCGCCCGACCGGGCTGGTTGATCCTGAAGTCGAAGTCCGCCCGGCACTGAGCCAGGTCGATGATCTGCTCTCAGAAATTCATCTGCGCGTCGCCGCCAACGAGCGGGTTCTGGCCACCACGCTAACCAAGCGCATGGCCGAGGATCTGACGGATTATCTGTCCGATCACGACGTGAAGGTGCGCTATCTGCACTCGGACATCGACACCGTCGAGCGGGTAGAAATTATCCGCGATCTGCGCCTGGGCGAATTCGACGTGCTGGTCGGCATCAACCTGCTGCGCGAGGGCCTCGACATGCCCGAAGTATCGCTGGTCGCCATTCTGGATGCCGACAAAGAGGGCTTTCTGCGCTCGACCGGCTCGCTCATCCAGACTATCGGCCGCGCCGCGCGCAACGCGCAGGGCAAGGCAATTCTCTATGCCGATCGGGTGACAGGATCAATGGCGCGCGCGATTGAGGAGACCGAGCGCCGCCGTACTAAACAGATCGAGCACAACAGGCAGCACGGGATCACCCCACAGACCATCCGCAAGGCGGTGGCCGAGGTGCTGGAAGGAGCGAGGGTGCCGGGAGCGCCGGCGACCGGCCGACGAAGCAAGCGCGATGCCCCGGATGCACGCACCGAGGAGCATTTAACCCCGGCGCAGCTCAGCAAGAAAATCAAAACGCTGGAAAAGCAGATGGTCCGCCATGCCCGCGAGCTGGAATTCGAGCAGGCGGCGGCGGTGCGCGATCAGCTCAAGGCGCTCAAGTCACAGGCGCTGGCGGCCTGA
- a CDS encoding pyridoxal phosphate-dependent aminotransferase has product MTMKLSARVQAVKPSATLAITARAKALRAAGKDVIGLGAGEPDFDTPTHIKEAAIKAIRDGFTKYTAVDGTPELKAAVIAKFERENGLHYTPDQILVSCGGKQSFYNLAQAVFDPGGEVIIPVPYWVSYPDMVLLASASPVFVNAGAEQQFKITPVQLRAAMTDQTRLVVINSPSNPTGMAYSAEELKALGEVLREFPRSLIATDDMYEHIRWDRDQAFVNILNVCPDLEPRTLVLNGVSKAYSMTGWRIGYAGGPEPIIKAMKKVQSQSTSNPTSISQVAAQAALEGSQECIQEMVVAFKERHDLVVEALNAMPGVECLATDGTFYVFPKVEGLIEGLPRVSNDLELAEYLIEQAGVAVVPGSAFGLNGYMRISIATSRDNLEQAMERLTAVAALAQAG; this is encoded by the coding sequence ATGACAATGAAGCTCTCTGCCCGGGTCCAGGCGGTCAAGCCGTCGGCCACTCTTGCGATTACTGCCCGTGCCAAGGCGCTGCGCGCTGCCGGCAAAGATGTTATCGGCCTCGGCGCCGGCGAGCCGGATTTCGACACGCCGACGCATATAAAGGAGGCAGCCATCAAGGCGATTCGCGATGGCTTTACTAAATACACTGCCGTCGACGGCACGCCAGAGCTTAAAGCTGCTGTCATCGCCAAGTTCGAGCGCGAGAATGGTCTGCATTACACCCCGGATCAGATTCTGGTTTCTTGCGGCGGCAAGCAAAGCTTCTATAACCTGGCTCAGGCGGTGTTCGATCCGGGCGGCGAGGTGATCATTCCGGTGCCTTACTGGGTGTCCTATCCGGATATGGTGCTGCTTGCTAGTGCATCTCCCGTGTTCGTGAATGCTGGCGCCGAACAGCAATTCAAGATCACGCCGGTGCAACTGCGCGCGGCCATGACCGATCAGACGCGTCTGGTCGTGATCAACAGCCCGTCCAATCCCACCGGCATGGCCTATAGTGCCGAGGAGCTCAAGGCCCTCGGCGAGGTGCTGCGCGAGTTCCCGCGCTCCCTGATTGCCACCGACGACATGTACGAGCACATCCGCTGGGATCGCGATCAGGCGTTTGTCAACATCCTCAATGTCTGCCCGGACCTGGAACCGCGCACCCTGGTGCTGAACGGCGTCTCCAAGGCCTACTCCATGACCGGCTGGCGCATTGGCTATGCCGGCGGCCCGGAGCCCATCATCAAGGCGATGAAAAAAGTCCAGTCGCAGAGCACCTCCAACCCCACGTCCATCTCCCAGGTCGCGGCCCAGGCGGCGCTCGAGGGGTCGCAGGAATGCATCCAGGAGATGGTGGTTGCCTTCAAGGAACGCCACGACCTGGTGGTCGAGGCGCTGAACGCCATGCCGGGCGTGGAATGCCTGGCAACGGATGGAACCTTCTATGTGTTCCCCAAGGTGGAGGGATTGATCGAGGGCCTGCCGCGTGTGAGTAACGACCTGGAGCTGGCCGAGTACCTGATCGAGCAAGCCGGCGTCGCGGTGGTCCCGGGCTCGGCCTTCGGTTTGAACGGATACATGCGCATTTCCATCGCCACCAGTCGCGACAACCTCGAGCAGGCGATGGAACGCCTGACCGCGGTCGCTGCACTGGCGCAGGCAGGCTGA
- the xseA gene encoding exodeoxyribonuclease VII large subunit yields MTYDKNSPPLDFRRDIWSVSRLNRELSAVLQGSFPLLWVQGEVSNLARPASGHLYFSLKDQAAQMRCVMFRNKRLLSTVSPANGQQLLVRARLGFYEPRGDCQLIVEHAEPAGEGALRMALEALKQRLAAEGLFDEAGKRPLPVFPRQIGLITSASGAALHDLLTVLGRRWPLTPLLIYPAQVQGEGAAETLIAALECANARADCDVLILARGGGSFEDLMAFNDEGLVRAIRASAIPILSGIGHEIDISLADLAADRRAATPSAAAECATPAQQAVRERLLALQRRLTTSTKTRLQQRRRQFETTERHLRLLHPRNRLQQQAQRLDQLEQRLRRAALEQLQRRRQGLARISEHLARQTPAWSIERARSRTDQLASRLLAAEQRLIERQRQRLQQASAALDARSPLATLARGYALVSDSKGQILHSCQQVSAGDQIAIRLADGAIGARAEERLTER; encoded by the coding sequence ATGACATACGACAAAAACTCGCCCCCCCTTGACTTTCGCCGCGACATCTGGAGCGTGTCGCGACTCAATCGCGAGCTGTCCGCGGTGCTGCAGGGCAGTTTTCCGCTGCTGTGGGTGCAGGGCGAGGTCTCCAACCTGGCGCGGCCGGCGTCCGGGCATCTGTATTTCAGCCTGAAAGACCAAGCCGCGCAGATGCGCTGTGTGATGTTCCGCAACAAGCGCCTGTTGTCAACTGTCAGCCCAGCGAACGGCCAGCAGCTGCTGGTGCGGGCCAGGCTCGGCTTCTACGAGCCGCGCGGCGACTGCCAGCTGATCGTCGAACATGCCGAGCCCGCCGGCGAGGGGGCGCTGCGCATGGCATTGGAGGCACTGAAACAACGCCTCGCCGCCGAGGGGCTGTTCGACGAAGCCGGCAAGCGCCCGTTGCCGGTGTTTCCGCGTCAGATTGGGCTCATCACCTCGGCCAGTGGCGCCGCGCTGCATGACCTGCTGACGGTGCTGGGGCGGCGCTGGCCGCTGACACCGCTGCTGATCTACCCAGCACAGGTCCAGGGCGAAGGCGCGGCCGAGACCCTGATCGCAGCATTGGAATGCGCCAATGCGCGCGCCGACTGTGACGTCCTGATTCTGGCGCGCGGTGGCGGCTCGTTCGAGGATCTCATGGCCTTCAACGACGAGGGGCTGGTGCGGGCGATTCGCGCATCCGCCATCCCGATACTCAGCGGCATTGGGCATGAGATCGACATCAGCCTGGCGGACCTCGCCGCCGACCGTCGCGCGGCGACGCCCTCGGCCGCTGCCGAGTGCGCCACCCCGGCCCAGCAGGCGGTGCGCGAGCGGCTGCTGGCCCTGCAGCGCCGCCTGACCACCAGCACCAAGACCCGATTGCAACAGCGCCGGCGCCAATTCGAAACCACCGAGCGCCATCTGCGCCTGTTGCACCCGCGCAACCGGCTGCAGCAGCAAGCACAGCGGCTCGATCAGCTCGAGCAACGCTTGCGACGGGCGGCGCTTGAGCAGCTCCAGCGCCGCCGCCAGGGGCTGGCGCGCATCAGCGAACACCTGGCGCGCCAGACACCAGCCTGGTCGATCGAACGCGCGCGATCGCGCACCGATCAGCTCGCCAGCCGCCTGCTCGCCGCCGAGCAGCGCTTGATCGAGCGCCAGCGCCAACGTCTGCAACAGGCCAGCGCGGCCTTGGATGCCCGCAGCCCGCTCGCCACCCTGGCACGCGGCTATGCGCTGGTCAGTGATAGCAAGGGCCAGATTCTGCACAGCTGTCAGCAAGTGAGCGCGGGAGACCAGATCGCTATCCGCCTGGCCGACGGAGCGATCGGTGCCCGCGCTGAGGAGCGACTGACCGAGCGCTGA
- a CDS encoding response regulator transcription factor, which yields MTLEQVDQLGDFEGADASATGARTDHSAPELEDDEESAPIRVLLVDDHLMVRDGLGALLRRDPGIDLIGCAGDGDEAVRMSEELEPDVVVLDVCMPGMHGIDAAERIRGLPAGVRVIALSAYSDAAFVQQMANAGASGFVHKDQSAEDLLDAIRQVNQGEQFFQSKPDASEDTAANRLSTRERALLEAMARTGALRNLAEDMGISPKTVDSYRRRIMKKLGFSTSEELLRYVTALGARSGNASARNDA from the coding sequence ATGACATTGGAGCAAGTCGATCAGCTGGGAGACTTTGAAGGGGCGGATGCATCCGCCACTGGAGCCCGGACTGACCACTCGGCGCCCGAGTTGGAGGATGACGAGGAAAGCGCGCCAATTCGGGTGCTGCTGGTGGATGATCATCTCATGGTGCGCGATGGCCTGGGGGCGCTGTTGCGTCGCGACCCGGGCATTGACCTCATCGGTTGCGCCGGCGATGGCGACGAGGCCGTGCGCATGAGCGAGGAGCTCGAGCCTGATGTGGTGGTGTTGGATGTCTGCATGCCGGGCATGCATGGCATTGATGCCGCCGAGCGCATTCGTGGGCTGCCGGCTGGCGTTCGGGTGATCGCGCTTTCCGCCTACAGCGATGCGGCCTTCGTGCAGCAGATGGCGAATGCCGGTGCCAGCGGCTTTGTTCACAAGGACCAGTCGGCGGAGGACTTACTCGACGCGATCCGTCAGGTGAATCAGGGCGAGCAGTTTTTTCAGAGCAAGCCAGATGCGTCCGAGGATACTGCGGCCAACCGCTTGTCGACGCGCGAGCGCGCCTTGCTTGAAGCCATGGCGCGCACTGGCGCGCTGCGGAATTTGGCCGAGGACATGGGTATCAGCCCCAAGACGGTGGATAGCTACCGCCGTCGGATCATGAAAAAGCTTGGGTTTTCCACCTCTGAAGAGCTGCTGCGCTATGTCACGGCGCTTGGCGCGCGCTCGGGGAATGCATCAGCAAGGAATGACGCTTGA
- a CDS encoding M1 family metallopeptidase: MAGESPAPALVQLPPPEGAASATDSASEIAPVPAVAHALVVELIPNRGEIIANDRLTLPEPARAVTFALHRDLHPKLVSAGRLSRIGAQGHLSLYRIEQPSPSAEVTLDYHGRILLALQERTEGMGRTRQQSIGTIGGDGVFLTGFTGWYPRVEDSMETFTLDVSLPEGWLAVSQGAGPGPGPEPALAPTPAPAPTPIIGQTRDQAATPIAPKQPLQQTLSSELQGEHRSKPQDAQKAPIQVRWQESHPQDEIYLIAAPFRLYRQQVAGVDIQAWLREADDDLAHRYIAATQEYLARYSALIGDYPYAKFALVENFWETGYGMPSFTLLGSQVLRLPFILHSSYPHEILHNWWGNGVFVDWDSGNWSEGLTAYLADHLNKALAGEGAAYRHDQLKAYADYVRSESDIPLSEFRARHSQATQAIGYGKSLMVYHMLRQRLGDELFLAGLRRFYADNRFRHARWSELQQAFEQVSDQDLDDFFTAWVQRPGAVRLSLEDVRSGPAQDGHYKVTGLLRQIQPEAPFPLRVPIVVHDAQGNPQEQWLDFAGTRKRDFAFTLDQPPLRLAIDPLFDTFRWLEPGETPVSLSTLFGAPRGTIVLPARAAPELREAYRQLAGAWQQGQTQWSVVEDSELRELPTGPVWLLGWENGFLPAFSAEALDFRIDPKRAAVSLGGEVHQDQSPVLTRRMETSAGQTQVLGWLAADNPSAIAGLARKLPHYGKYGYLTFAGTAPTNQLKGQWPVHDSPLIKWLDHQAAGVSSPDEGTGTHSGKAWASGRAGVPVLKPVKRHSLLMHSPSARQAP; encoded by the coding sequence ATGGCGGGCGAATCCCCTGCCCCCGCACTTGTCCAACTACCGCCTCCCGAGGGCGCTGCCAGCGCGACAGATTCCGCATCAGAGATCGCGCCTGTCCCAGCGGTTGCACATGCACTGGTGGTCGAGCTGATTCCCAACCGCGGCGAGATCATCGCCAACGACAGACTGACGCTGCCTGAGCCCGCGCGCGCGGTGACGTTCGCGTTACATCGCGACTTGCATCCCAAGCTCGTGAGTGCCGGGCGACTAAGTCGCATCGGAGCCCAGGGCCATCTGAGTTTGTACCGTATCGAGCAACCCAGCCCGTCCGCCGAAGTCACTCTGGACTATCACGGGCGCATCCTCCTCGCGCTGCAAGAGCGAACCGAGGGGATGGGGCGCACGCGCCAGCAATCCATCGGCACCATCGGCGGGGATGGTGTTTTTCTCACGGGTTTCACCGGCTGGTACCCGCGTGTGGAGGACAGCATGGAGACCTTCACCCTTGATGTTAGCCTGCCCGAGGGCTGGCTTGCGGTCTCCCAGGGAGCCGGACCCGGACCCGGACCTGAACCCGCACTGGCACCGACACCGGCACCGGCACCGACACCGATAATTGGCCAGACCAGGGACCAGGCGGCCACGCCAATCGCTCCAAAACAGCCGCTGCAACAGACGTTGAGCTCTGAGCTTCAAGGCGAGCATCGCAGCAAACCGCAAGACGCGCAAAAGGCGCCTATCCAGGTCCGCTGGCAAGAGTCCCATCCCCAAGACGAAATCTATCTGATCGCCGCGCCTTTCCGGCTTTACCGCCAGCAGGTCGCTGGCGTGGACATCCAAGCCTGGCTGCGGGAGGCGGATGACGACCTCGCCCACCGCTACATAGCGGCCACGCAGGAGTACCTTGCCCGCTACAGCGCGCTGATCGGCGACTATCCCTACGCTAAGTTCGCGCTGGTCGAGAACTTCTGGGAGACCGGCTATGGAATGCCGTCCTTCACCCTGCTCGGCTCGCAGGTTTTGCGCTTGCCGTTTATTCTCCACAGCTCCTACCCGCACGAGATTCTGCACAACTGGTGGGGCAATGGCGTCTTCGTCGACTGGGACAGCGGCAACTGGAGCGAAGGCCTGACCGCCTATCTGGCTGATCACCTGAACAAGGCGCTCGCCGGGGAGGGCGCGGCCTACCGCCATGACCAGCTCAAGGCCTACGCTGATTATGTTCGCAGCGAGAGCGACATCCCGCTGAGTGAGTTTCGCGCCCGCCACAGCCAGGCAACCCAGGCCATTGGCTATGGCAAGTCCCTGATGGTCTACCACATGCTGCGCCAGCGCCTAGGCGACGAATTGTTCCTCGCTGGGCTGCGGCGGTTCTATGCCGACAATCGCTTCCGGCACGCGCGCTGGAGCGAACTGCAACAGGCTTTTGAACAGGTCAGCGATCAGGACCTGGATGATTTCTTTACCGCCTGGGTGCAACGCCCCGGCGCGGTGCGCCTCAGCCTGGAGGATGTCCGCTCTGGCCCGGCGCAAGACGGGCATTATAAGGTGACCGGGCTCCTGCGCCAGATTCAACCCGAGGCACCCTTTCCGCTGCGGGTTCCCATCGTTGTTCACGACGCCCAGGGGAACCCTCAGGAGCAGTGGCTTGATTTCGCCGGCACCCGTAAGCGGGATTTCGCCTTCACCCTCGACCAGCCCCCGCTGCGTCTGGCGATCGACCCGCTATTCGACACCTTTCGCTGGCTAGAGCCCGGCGAGACTCCGGTCAGCCTGAGCACGCTTTTTGGCGCGCCGCGCGGCACCATCGTTTTGCCCGCGCGCGCCGCGCCTGAGCTGCGCGAAGCCTATCGGCAACTGGCGGGCGCCTGGCAACAGGGCCAGACTCAGTGGTCTGTGGTGGAAGACAGCGAGCTGCGCGAACTCCCCACCGGGCCTGTGTGGCTGCTTGGCTGGGAGAATGGTTTCCTGCCGGCTTTCAGTGCCGAGGCGTTGGATTTCCGCATTGATCCGAAACGGGCAGCCGTCAGCCTTGGCGGTGAAGTCCATCAAGACCAAAGCCCGGTCCTGACGCGCCGCATGGAAACCTCAGCGGGACAGACGCAAGTGCTCGGATGGCTGGCCGCGGACAATCCCTCAGCCATTGCCGGGCTGGCGCGCAAGCTGCCTCATTACGGCAAGTACGGCTATTTGACGTTCGCGGGTACGGCACCGACCAATCAGCTCAAGGGGCAATGGCCCGTGCATGATTCGCCGTTGATCAAATGGCTCGACCACCAAGCCGCAGGCGTTTCCTCACCCGACGAAGGGACGGGGACACACTCAGGCAAGGCCTGGGCCAGCGGCAGGGCCGGCGTGCCCGTATTGAAACCCGTCAAGCGTCATTCCTTGCTGATGCATTCCCCGAGCGCGCGCCAAGCGCCGTGA
- a CDS encoding ChaN family lipoprotein, whose translation MCLPLVGFGAQAPLPAETDEGMADRVAAGTQVLDVASLVDLEALIARIAAKDAIFVGETHDSYADHLTQLAIIQRLQARGKTLAIGMEFFQQPFQAVLDAYVAGGISEEEMLEQTEYFERWRFDYRLYRPILRFAREHRIPLIALNVPRELTEKVGDKGLGALSPEERARLPAQLDDSDPAYRERVKAVYDQHPHGPDSDFERFLAVQLLWDEGMAEQAADYLAEHPGTTLVVLAGSGHVEYGQGIPQRLERRREVETVTILNGAHHAFAPGRADYLLFPQKVELPERGLLGVMLDTESEGEGLGIQGFSDESGAKKVGLQEGDRLVRIGERAIEDYADVRIAMIDAAPGDRLEVEALRPGLIGAPERLTVQVELN comes from the coding sequence ATGTGTCTGCCGCTGGTCGGCTTTGGTGCGCAAGCGCCATTGCCCGCGGAGACTGACGAGGGCATGGCGGATCGGGTGGCCGCCGGTACCCAGGTGCTGGATGTGGCCAGCCTGGTTGACCTTGAAGCGCTGATCGCGCGGATCGCGGCTAAAGACGCGATCTTTGTCGGTGAGACCCACGACAGCTATGCCGATCATCTCACTCAGCTCGCGATCATCCAGCGACTGCAGGCGCGCGGTAAGACGCTGGCGATTGGCATGGAGTTCTTCCAGCAGCCGTTCCAGGCGGTGCTCGATGCCTATGTCGCGGGCGGCATCAGCGAGGAAGAGATGCTCGAGCAGACTGAGTATTTCGAGCGCTGGCGCTTCGACTACCGGCTCTACCGGCCGATTCTGCGCTTCGCGCGCGAGCACCGCATCCCGCTGATTGCCCTCAATGTGCCTCGGGAGCTGACCGAAAAGGTCGGCGACAAGGGCCTTGGGGCGCTGTCGCCGGAAGAGCGCGCGCGTTTGCCGGCGCAGCTCGACGATTCAGACCCTGCTTATCGCGAGCGCGTCAAGGCCGTTTACGATCAGCATCCACACGGACCAGATAGCGATTTTGAGCGGTTTCTTGCTGTCCAGCTGCTGTGGGACGAAGGCATGGCGGAGCAGGCGGCGGATTACCTGGCCGAGCATCCAGGCACCACGCTGGTGGTGCTGGCCGGATCGGGTCATGTCGAATACGGCCAGGGCATTCCGCAACGGCTCGAGCGGCGTCGAGAGGTCGAGACAGTCACCATTCTAAATGGCGCCCATCACGCATTCGCGCCCGGGCGCGCGGATTATCTGTTGTTTCCGCAAAAGGTGGAGCTTCCCGAGCGCGGTTTGCTCGGCGTGATGCTCGATACCGAATCCGAGGGCGAAGGACTGGGCATCCAGGGTTTTTCAGATGAAAGCGGCGCCAAGAAGGTCGGGTTGCAGGAGGGGGACCGTCTGGTGCGCATCGGCGAGCGCGCCATTGAGGACTATGCCGATGTGCGCATCGCCATGATCGACGCAGCGCCTGGTGACCGGCTGGAGGTGGAGGCACTGCGCCCAGGGCTGATCGGCGCGCCCGAGCGCCTGACGGTGCAGGTGGAACTCAATTGA
- the trhP gene encoding prephenate-dependent tRNA uridine(34) hydroxylase TrhP, with the protein MRTQSSTGPELLAPAGTLRNLDYALAYGADAVYAGIPRYSLRVRNNDFSGKNLIIGIRAAHGLGRRFYLAVNLMPHGAKLRTFLDDLRPILTPDDPADRPDALIMSDPGLIDLVRTHWPDMPIHLSVQANTTNAAAVRFWQHQGLTRVILSRELSLEEIAEIREQCPDMELEVFIHGALCIAYSGRCLLSGYFNHRDANQGSCTNACRWEYRLGELVPGAASENTAQQSTDPTFVLEEAQRPGESLPIFEDENGTYILNAKDLRAVEHVAALVAMGIDSLKIEGRTKSHYYNARATQVYRQAIDAAKTGAPFERRWLEELEGLANRGYTSGFYRRHAPEALQNYDHGVSRNQRAIFVGDVMGHDPASDLAEVEVRNRFARGDQLELLTPAGNRRFRCEGLTDLHGKPLDVAPGSGWTVRLALPEIANGKSQFGLLTRLLDAEPA; encoded by the coding sequence TTGAGAACTCAATCGAGCACTGGCCCTGAGCTGCTGGCGCCGGCTGGCACCCTGCGCAATCTCGATTATGCACTCGCCTATGGCGCCGACGCGGTCTACGCCGGCATTCCGCGCTACAGCCTGCGGGTGCGCAATAACGATTTTTCCGGCAAGAATCTGATCATCGGCATCCGCGCCGCCCATGGGCTGGGACGGCGCTTCTATCTGGCCGTGAACCTGATGCCGCATGGCGCCAAATTGCGTACCTTTCTCGATGACTTGCGCCCGATTTTGACCCCAGATGACCCTGCAGACAGGCCCGATGCGCTCATCATGTCCGATCCCGGTTTGATCGATCTAGTGCGCACGCACTGGCCGGATATGCCCATCCATCTGTCGGTGCAAGCCAACACCACCAATGCAGCCGCCGTGCGCTTCTGGCAGCACCAGGGGCTCACGCGCGTGATCCTGTCGCGAGAGCTGTCGCTTGAGGAAATTGCCGAGATTCGCGAGCAGTGCCCGGACATGGAGCTCGAGGTCTTCATCCATGGCGCGCTTTGCATTGCATACTCAGGGCGCTGCCTGTTGTCAGGGTATTTCAATCACCGCGACGCCAACCAGGGCAGCTGCACCAATGCGTGCCGCTGGGAGTACCGACTCGGCGAGCTCGTCCCGGGCGCCGCGAGCGAGAATACAGCGCAGCAGAGCACTGATCCGACTTTCGTGTTGGAAGAAGCCCAACGTCCCGGCGAGTCGTTGCCGATCTTCGAAGATGAGAACGGCACTTACATCCTCAATGCCAAGGATCTGCGCGCGGTCGAGCATGTGGCCGCGCTGGTCGCGATGGGGATCGACAGTCTCAAGATAGAAGGGCGGACCAAATCGCATTACTACAACGCCCGCGCCACCCAGGTGTATCGCCAGGCCATCGACGCGGCCAAGACCGGCGCGCCCTTCGAACGGCGCTGGCTGGAGGAGCTTGAGGGGCTTGCCAACCGTGGTTATACCTCGGGCTTTTATCGGCGCCATGCTCCGGAGGCGTTGCAGAACTATGACCACGGCGTCTCCCGCAACCAGCGCGCCATCTTTGTCGGCGATGTGATGGGCCATGACCCAGCCTCCGACCTGGCGGAGGTGGAGGTGCGCAATCGATTTGCCCGCGGCGACCAGCTGGAGTTGCTGACTCCTGCCGGTAACCGTCGGTTTCGCTGTGAGGGGCTGACTGACCTGCACGGCAAGCCGCTCGATGTTGCCCCCGGCTCCGGTTGGACGGTGCGCCTCGCGCTACCCGAGATCGCTAACGGGAAAAGTCAGTTTGGCTTGCTGACGCGGCTGTTGGATGCCGAACCCGCATGA